The following proteins are co-located in the Micromonospora coriariae genome:
- the kdpB gene encoding potassium-transporting ATPase subunit KdpB: MSVTSAPTEQLPGTPATQGNRIGGGLLDPKQLIRSLPDAVRKLNPSTLWRNPVMLIVEVGAAFTTVLAVTDPSVFAWAITIWLWLTVLFANLAEAVAEGRGKAQAAALRQAKRDTIATRLINWTPGARVNTYSDEAVPAPELRQGDIVLVEAGGIIPGDGDIVEGIASVDESAITGESAPVIRESGGDRSAVTGGTKVLSDRIIVKITQKPGESFIDRMIALVEGANRQKTPNEIALNILLAALTVIFLLAVVTLQPLAIFSKAYQAAAPDGGAITDSGVTGVVLISLLVCLIPTTIGALLSAIGIAGMDRLVQRNVLAMSGRAVEAAGDVNTLLLDKTGTITLGNRQAAEFVPVEGVDPAALADAAQLSSLADETPEGRSVVVLAKNEFGLREREPGVMPHATFVPFTAQTRMSGVDLTPDASVDAGAVGTARRVRKGAAAAVMKWVRENGGHPTEQVGEIVDAISGTGGTPLVVAEQVDGEPARALGVIHLKDVVKSGMRERFDEMRRMGIRTVMITGDNPRTAKAIADEAGVDDFLAEATPEDKLALIKREQEGGRLVAMTGDGTNDAPALAQADVGVAMNTGTSAAKEAGNMVDLDSDPTKLIEIVEIGKQLLITRGALTTFSIANDIAKYFAIIPAMFAGLYPSLDALNIMRLSSPESAILSAVIFNALVIIALIPLALRGVRYRPAAASKLLSRNLLVYGLGGIIVPFIGIKIIDLLIQFIPGIS; encoded by the coding sequence ATGTCCGTCACGTCCGCCCCAACAGAGCAACTCCCCGGCACGCCCGCCACCCAGGGCAACCGGATCGGCGGGGGCCTGCTCGACCCCAAGCAGTTGATCCGGTCCCTGCCGGACGCGGTACGCAAGCTCAACCCCAGCACGCTGTGGCGCAACCCGGTGATGCTGATCGTGGAGGTCGGCGCGGCCTTCACCACCGTCCTGGCGGTGACCGACCCGTCGGTCTTCGCCTGGGCGATCACCATCTGGCTCTGGCTGACAGTGCTCTTCGCCAACCTGGCCGAGGCGGTCGCCGAGGGCCGGGGCAAGGCCCAGGCCGCCGCGCTGCGGCAGGCCAAGCGGGACACCATCGCCACCCGGCTGATCAACTGGACGCCGGGCGCCCGGGTGAACACCTACTCCGACGAGGCGGTTCCCGCGCCGGAGCTGCGCCAGGGCGACATCGTGCTGGTCGAGGCGGGCGGGATCATCCCCGGCGACGGCGACATCGTCGAGGGCATCGCCAGCGTCGACGAGTCGGCCATCACCGGCGAGTCGGCCCCGGTGATCCGGGAGTCCGGCGGCGACCGCAGCGCGGTCACCGGCGGCACAAAGGTGCTCTCCGACCGGATCATCGTGAAGATCACCCAGAAGCCGGGGGAGAGCTTCATCGACCGGATGATCGCCCTGGTCGAGGGCGCCAACCGGCAGAAGACGCCGAACGAGATCGCGCTGAACATCCTGCTCGCCGCGCTCACTGTCATCTTCCTGCTGGCCGTGGTCACCCTTCAGCCGCTGGCCATCTTCTCCAAGGCGTACCAGGCGGCCGCGCCGGACGGTGGCGCGATCACCGACTCCGGTGTCACCGGGGTGGTGCTGATCTCGCTGCTGGTATGCCTGATCCCCACCACCATCGGCGCACTGCTCTCCGCCATCGGCATCGCCGGCATGGACCGGCTGGTGCAGCGCAACGTCCTGGCCATGAGCGGCCGGGCCGTCGAGGCGGCCGGCGACGTCAACACCCTGCTGCTGGACAAGACCGGCACCATCACGCTGGGCAACCGGCAGGCCGCCGAGTTCGTACCGGTCGAAGGGGTCGACCCCGCGGCGCTGGCGGACGCCGCGCAGCTGTCCAGCCTGGCTGACGAGACCCCCGAGGGGCGCTCGGTGGTGGTGCTGGCGAAGAACGAGTTCGGGTTGCGTGAGCGCGAGCCCGGCGTGATGCCGCACGCCACCTTCGTACCGTTCACCGCGCAGACCCGGATGAGCGGCGTCGACCTCACCCCGGACGCCAGCGTGGACGCTGGCGCGGTGGGCACGGCCCGCCGGGTCCGCAAGGGGGCCGCCGCGGCGGTGATGAAGTGGGTCCGCGAGAACGGCGGTCACCCGACCGAGCAGGTCGGCGAGATCGTGGACGCGATCAGCGGCACCGGCGGCACTCCGCTGGTCGTCGCCGAGCAGGTCGACGGTGAGCCCGCCCGCGCGCTTGGCGTCATCCACCTCAAGGACGTGGTCAAGTCCGGTATGCGGGAGCGTTTCGACGAGATGCGCCGGATGGGCATCCGAACCGTGATGATCACCGGCGACAACCCGCGTACCGCGAAGGCGATCGCCGACGAGGCCGGGGTGGACGACTTCCTGGCCGAGGCGACGCCGGAGGACAAGCTCGCGCTGATCAAGCGGGAGCAGGAGGGTGGCCGGCTGGTCGCGATGACCGGCGACGGCACCAACGACGCTCCCGCGCTCGCCCAGGCCGACGTCGGGGTGGCGATGAACACCGGCACGTCGGCCGCCAAGGAGGCCGGCAACATGGTCGACCTCGACTCCGACCCGACCAAGCTGATCGAGATCGTGGAGATCGGCAAGCAGTTGCTGATCACGCGTGGCGCGCTGACCACGTTCAGCATCGCCAACGACATCGCGAAGTACTTCGCGATCATCCCGGCCATGTTCGCCGGCCTCTACCCGAGCCTGGACGCGCTGAACATCATGCGGCTGTCCAGCCCGGAGTCGGCGATCCTGTCCGCGGTCATCTTCAACGCCCTGGTGATCATCGCGCTGATCCCGCTCGCCCTGCGGGGCGTGCGGTACCGGCCGGCCGCCGCGTCGAAGCTGCTCAGCCGCAACCTGCTGGTGTACGGACTGGGCGGCATCATCGTGCCGTTCATCGGGATCAAGATCATCGACCTGCTCATCCAGTTCATCCCGGGGATTTCATGA
- the kdpA gene encoding potassium-transporting ATPase subunit KdpA has product MTMTTAGVIFVLALVAALVAVYKPFGDYMFRAVSGTRQSRVERGIFRLVGVNPAAEQTWGVYARSVLAFSAVSILFLYLFQRVQNHLWLALGFDPVVPHGAWNTAVSFVANTNWQSYSGESTMGHLVQMAGLAVQNFVSAAVGIAVAVALLRGFARSRNGQLGNFWVDLTRITLRILLPVAVLGAIALMIGGVVQNLSAGTDVTTLTGGTQTVTGGPVASQEVIKLLGTNGGGFYNVNSAHPFENPTTWTNWIEIFLILLIPFSMPRVFGRMVGQNRQGYAIAAVMGILAFASVVITNAFELAGHGTVPQAVGAALEGKEVRFDVSNSATFAAATTLTSTGAVDSFHDSFTSLGGMMAMVNMMLGEVAPGGTGSGLYGLLILAVITVFVAGLMVGRTPEYLGKKIGSREIKFASFYFLITPILVLVGTAAAFATGNNSTALNVGPHGLSEVLYAFTSASNNNGSAFGGITVNTTWWDTALGLCMLLGRFLPIIFVLALAGSLARQAPTPASEGTLPTHRPLFIGMVVGVTVVLVALTFLPALALGPLAEGL; this is encoded by the coding sequence ATGACGATGACTACAGCGGGTGTCATCTTCGTGCTGGCGCTGGTGGCGGCCCTGGTCGCCGTCTACAAGCCGTTCGGTGACTACATGTTCCGGGCGGTCTCCGGCACCCGGCAGTCCCGGGTCGAGCGGGGCATCTTCCGTCTGGTCGGGGTCAACCCGGCCGCCGAGCAGACCTGGGGCGTGTACGCCCGCAGCGTGCTGGCGTTCTCCGCGGTCTCGATCCTGTTCCTGTACCTGTTCCAGCGGGTGCAGAACCACCTGTGGCTGGCGCTCGGGTTCGACCCGGTGGTGCCGCACGGCGCCTGGAACACCGCCGTGTCGTTCGTGGCCAACACCAACTGGCAGTCGTACTCGGGTGAGTCGACGATGGGCCACCTGGTGCAGATGGCCGGTCTAGCGGTGCAGAACTTCGTCTCGGCGGCGGTCGGCATCGCGGTGGCGGTGGCGTTGCTGCGCGGGTTCGCACGCAGCCGCAACGGGCAGCTCGGCAACTTCTGGGTCGACCTGACCCGGATCACGCTGCGGATCCTGCTGCCGGTCGCGGTGCTCGGCGCCATCGCGCTGATGATCGGCGGGGTGGTGCAGAACCTCTCGGCCGGCACCGACGTGACCACGCTGACCGGTGGCACCCAGACCGTCACCGGCGGCCCGGTGGCCAGCCAGGAAGTGATCAAGCTGCTGGGCACCAACGGTGGCGGCTTCTACAACGTGAACAGCGCCCACCCGTTCGAGAACCCCACGACGTGGACGAACTGGATCGAGATCTTCCTGATTCTTCTGATCCCGTTCAGCATGCCCCGGGTCTTCGGCCGGATGGTCGGGCAGAACCGCCAGGGCTACGCCATCGCCGCGGTGATGGGCATCCTCGCGTTCGCCAGCGTGGTCATCACCAACGCCTTTGAGCTGGCCGGCCACGGCACTGTGCCGCAGGCGGTCGGCGCGGCGCTGGAAGGCAAGGAGGTGCGGTTCGACGTGTCGAACTCGGCCACCTTCGCCGCCGCCACCACGCTGACCTCGACCGGTGCGGTGGACTCGTTCCACGACTCGTTCACCTCGCTCGGCGGCATGATGGCGATGGTCAACATGATGCTCGGCGAGGTCGCCCCGGGCGGTACCGGCTCTGGTCTCTACGGCCTGCTCATCCTCGCGGTGATCACCGTCTTCGTGGCCGGCCTGATGGTGGGCCGCACCCCGGAGTACCTGGGCAAGAAGATCGGCTCGCGGGAGATCAAGTTCGCCTCGTTCTACTTCCTGATCACGCCGATCCTGGTGCTGGTCGGTACGGCGGCCGCGTTCGCCACCGGCAACAACTCCACCGCGCTCAACGTCGGCCCGCACGGCCTCTCCGAGGTGCTGTACGCGTTCACCTCGGCCAGCAACAACAACGGCTCCGCCTTCGGCGGTATCACCGTCAACACCACCTGGTGGGACACCGCGCTCGGGTTGTGCATGTTGCTGGGCCGGTTCCTGCCGATCATCTTCGTGCTCGCGTTGGCCGGCTCGCTGGCCCGCCAGGCACCCACCCCCGCGTCCGAGGGCACCCTGCCGACCCACCGACCGCTGTTCATCGGCATGGTCGTCGGCGTCACTGTGGTCCTCGTCGCCCTGACCTTCCTTCCCGCACTCGCGCTCGGCCCGCTGGCTGAGGGGCTGTGA
- the kdpF gene encoding K(+)-transporting ATPase subunit F, with product MSAVNAVGLVLAIVLGAFLVFALLFPERF from the coding sequence GTGAGTGCCGTCAACGCCGTGGGCCTGGTGCTCGCGATCGTCCTGGGCGCGTTCCTGGTGTTCGCCCTGTTGTTCCCGGAGCGCTTCTGA
- a CDS encoding TRM11 family SAM-dependent methyltransferase translates to MTRYGLLILPSANRVYARSAIDLTRAELEIFGRSALDGRIGDLDTEVVGGASYVTFTGDGLTERDLAMLGNLSAGYALFEIVGELLRPIEWSRLDRYDDDLITIQKYPGKTNEQFTKLLLNVTLLASDWAAEMTSRRFRVLDPLAGRGTTLNQALMYGFDAAGVERDQKDVEAYRAFLTTWLKQKRIKHRVLESGPVRRERKVVGRRVRIELAPTREAHKAGDLQLLDVVNADTTRAGEFFRPETVDLIVADAPYGVQHGSRTADHGLTRDPLALLADAAPVWARLLRPGGALGISWNTHVASRDDAADALAAAGLTVVDAEPYLALRHRVDQSIMRDVLVARRSV, encoded by the coding sequence ATGACGCGCTACGGCCTGCTGATCCTGCCCTCCGCCAACCGGGTGTACGCCCGCTCCGCCATCGACCTCACCCGGGCCGAGCTGGAGATCTTCGGCCGTTCGGCGCTTGACGGGCGGATCGGTGACCTGGACACCGAGGTCGTCGGAGGGGCCAGCTACGTCACCTTCACCGGCGACGGGCTGACCGAGCGGGACCTGGCCATGCTGGGCAACCTCTCCGCCGGGTACGCGCTGTTCGAGATCGTCGGCGAGCTGCTGCGCCCCATCGAGTGGAGCCGGCTGGACCGCTACGACGATGACCTGATCACCATCCAGAAGTACCCGGGCAAGACCAACGAGCAGTTCACCAAACTGCTGCTCAACGTCACACTGCTCGCCTCGGACTGGGCGGCCGAGATGACCAGCCGCCGCTTCCGGGTGCTCGACCCGCTAGCCGGTCGCGGCACCACCCTCAACCAGGCGCTGATGTACGGCTTCGACGCCGCCGGGGTGGAGCGCGACCAGAAGGACGTCGAAGCCTACCGGGCGTTCCTCACCACCTGGCTGAAGCAGAAGCGGATCAAGCACCGGGTGCTGGAGTCGGGGCCGGTGCGACGGGAGCGCAAGGTTGTCGGTCGCCGGGTGCGGATCGAGCTTGCGCCTACGCGCGAGGCGCACAAGGCCGGGGATCTCCAACTGCTCGACGTGGTCAACGCTGACACCACCCGCGCCGGGGAGTTCTTCCGGCCGGAGACCGTCGACCTGATCGTCGCGGACGCCCCGTACGGCGTGCAGCACGGCAGCCGTACCGCCGACCATGGCCTGACCCGCGATCCGCTGGCGCTGCTCGCGGACGCCGCGCCGGTCTGGGCGCGGCTGCTGCGCCCCGGCGGGGCGCTCGGCATCTCCTGGAACACCCACGTCGCGAGCCGGGACGACGCGGCGGACGCGCTGGCCGCCGCCGGCCTGACAGTGGTCGACGCGGAGCCGTACCTGGCGCTGCGGCACCGGGTGGACCAGTCGATCATGCGTGACGTGCTGGTGGCCCGCCGGTCGGTCTGA
- a CDS encoding zf-HC2 domain-containing protein: protein MGCEQWREVLSAQLDGEETAAELTAAQGHLDGCAECRAWFAAAAAVTRRARTRLVTEPPDRTDAILAAASAAPARRLRWRRSDGRGPLVAGLRSALGLLGAVQLVLGLAQVGRGATADHLHPTGQHLWHESAAWNVAVGAGFLFVALRRSPPAGLLPMLSAFVGTLLLLSVNDLATGSVGGERLISHGFLVVGYLITVLLSRPGLRPGGPAPQRQPTASRWRFGADEVDRPLRVVRPESYPAQAADRYAAPAAHAGRSTRTGEADERRAA, encoded by the coding sequence ATGGGGTGTGAGCAGTGGCGGGAGGTCCTGTCCGCGCAACTGGACGGGGAGGAGACCGCGGCCGAACTGACGGCGGCGCAGGGGCACCTCGACGGGTGCGCCGAGTGCCGGGCATGGTTCGCGGCCGCGGCCGCGGTGACCCGTCGGGCCCGTACCCGGTTGGTCACCGAACCGCCCGACCGGACCGACGCGATCCTGGCCGCCGCCAGCGCGGCCCCGGCCCGCCGGTTGCGGTGGCGGCGTTCGGACGGACGTGGCCCGCTGGTCGCCGGCCTGCGGTCGGCGCTCGGGTTGCTCGGCGCTGTGCAACTGGTGCTCGGTCTGGCCCAGGTGGGCCGGGGCGCGACCGCCGACCACCTGCACCCCACCGGCCAGCACCTGTGGCACGAGTCGGCGGCGTGGAACGTGGCAGTGGGCGCGGGCTTCCTTTTCGTGGCGCTGCGCCGCAGCCCGCCCGCCGGGCTGCTGCCGATGCTCAGCGCGTTCGTCGGCACGTTGCTGCTGCTGTCGGTCAACGACCTGGCCACCGGTTCGGTGGGCGGGGAACGGCTGATCAGCCACGGCTTCCTGGTGGTCGGCTACCTGATCACCGTGTTGCTGTCCCGGCCCGGGCTGCGCCCTGGTGGCCCGGCACCACAGCGGCAGCCGACAGCGTCGCGCTGGCGGTTCGGGGCCGACGAGGTGGACCGGCCGCTGCGGGTGGTACGCCCCGAGTCCTACCCAGCGCAGGCGGCCGACCGGTACGCCGCTCCGGCGGCGCATGCCGGTCGATCCACCCGCACCGGCGAGGCCGACGAACGCCGGGCCGCCTGA
- a CDS encoding CGNR zinc finger domain-containing protein, which produces MLVSLVLAALFEAQLADVGRRIKTCRNPRCRVAFYDRSRNNSGVWHSVRACGHPTNLRAHRARQRQVG; this is translated from the coding sequence CTGCTGGTCTCGCTCGTCCTCGCCGCGCTGTTCGAGGCGCAGCTCGCCGACGTCGGGCGGCGGATCAAGACCTGCCGCAACCCCCGCTGCCGAGTGGCGTTCTACGACCGCTCACGCAACAACAGCGGAGTCTGGCACTCCGTACGCGCCTGTGGGCACCCGACCAACCTGCGCGCGCACCGGGCGCGGCAGCGGCAGGTGGGCTGA
- a CDS encoding TetR/AcrR family transcriptional regulator, giving the protein MSVETAPRRRRLEPDARRGQILACAVRLFGERPYADVSTTDVAREAGVARGLVNHYFGAKKGLYLEVVRVMVTIPEVALERLPKGDLRTRVDASVTWFLDVVSRHSTSWLAAVTARGMGGDADVERVLAEAEEVAADRMLVAVGLAGQAAHHEELRGMVRAYCGLATSTAREWLQRGALTRAQVHLLLTTTLLTIVEQVIPQVLAGDDSTRPAHPAGPPV; this is encoded by the coding sequence ATGAGTGTCGAGACGGCTCCGCGCCGCCGCCGTTTGGAGCCGGACGCCCGGCGTGGGCAGATCCTGGCCTGCGCGGTCCGGCTGTTCGGCGAGCGCCCGTACGCGGACGTGTCGACCACCGACGTCGCCCGCGAGGCAGGTGTCGCTCGCGGCCTGGTCAACCACTACTTCGGTGCGAAGAAGGGCCTCTACCTGGAGGTCGTCCGGGTCATGGTGACCATCCCCGAGGTTGCCCTGGAGCGGCTGCCCAAGGGTGACCTCCGGACCCGGGTCGACGCCAGCGTCACCTGGTTCCTCGACGTGGTGTCCCGGCACAGCACCTCGTGGCTGGCGGCGGTCACCGCCCGGGGGATGGGCGGCGACGCCGACGTGGAGCGGGTGCTCGCCGAGGCCGAGGAGGTCGCCGCGGACCGGATGCTCGTCGCCGTCGGGCTGGCTGGCCAGGCGGCGCACCACGAGGAGCTTCGCGGCATGGTGCGGGCGTACTGCGGGCTGGCCACCTCGACCGCCCGCGAATGGCTCCAGCGTGGCGCGCTGACCCGTGCCCAGGTGCACCTGTTGCTCACCACGACTCTGCTGACCATCGTCGAGCAGGTCATCCCGCAGGTCCTTGCCGGTGACGATTCGACCCGGCCAGCTCACCCGGCCGGGCCTCCGGTGTAG
- a CDS encoding helix-turn-helix transcriptional regulator, protein MGDVPGPLVGPHELQDLLGVSRTRMRQLIRYPTFPAPFQRLHGTTVWLRADVEAWIAEHRPPRPTDGDEAE, encoded by the coding sequence ATGGGTGACGTCCCGGGTCCGCTGGTCGGTCCTCACGAGCTGCAAGACCTGCTCGGCGTGAGCCGGACCCGCATGCGCCAGCTCATCCGCTACCCGACCTTCCCCGCGCCGTTCCAACGGCTGCACGGCACGACGGTGTGGCTGCGCGCTGATGTGGAGGCGTGGATCGCCGAGCACCGCCCGCCGCGCCCCACCGATGGCGACGAGGCCGAGTAG
- a CDS encoding acyl-CoA dehydrogenase family protein, with the protein MPIPPPDGSPSPWREAEHDDLADLARTFFTKEVLPHADRLLAQGHPDREHYRRAGELGLLGLSVPEEYGGGGGGFTHEAVMLHEQAYTGESSLGLAVHSGIVTGYLAAYGSEEQKRRWLPGLCSGELIGAIAMTEPDGGSDLQAMRTRAVRDGDDYLVTGAKTFITNGGLADLIIVAVKTDPEQRAAGVSLLVCEVGGDPAGFRRGRLLSKIGLHANDTAELFFDEFRVPAANLLGGAEGLGFVQLMQQLPQERLVIGVGAVAAMERAIELTVAYTKERAAFGKPLMGHQNTRMVLAECATRTRVSRVFLDDCIVRHTRGELDVATAAMAKYWLTDGQCEVIDRCLQLFGGYGYTTEYPIARMYADARVQKIYGGTNEIMKELIARAL; encoded by the coding sequence ATGCCGATCCCCCCGCCCGACGGTTCCCCCTCGCCCTGGCGCGAGGCGGAGCACGACGACCTGGCCGATCTCGCCCGCACCTTCTTCACCAAGGAGGTGCTGCCGCACGCCGACCGCCTGCTGGCCCAGGGCCATCCGGACCGCGAGCACTACCGGCGCGCCGGCGAGCTGGGGCTGCTGGGCCTGTCCGTCCCGGAGGAGTACGGCGGCGGGGGCGGCGGCTTCACCCACGAGGCGGTCATGCTGCACGAGCAGGCGTACACCGGGGAGAGCAGCCTCGGGCTTGCCGTCCACAGTGGCATCGTCACCGGCTACCTGGCGGCGTACGGCAGCGAGGAGCAGAAGCGCCGCTGGCTGCCCGGCCTGTGCAGTGGTGAGCTGATCGGCGCGATCGCGATGACCGAGCCGGACGGCGGCTCCGACCTCCAGGCGATGCGCACCCGGGCGGTCCGCGACGGTGACGACTACCTGGTCACCGGGGCGAAGACGTTCATCACAAACGGGGGCCTGGCCGACCTGATCATCGTGGCCGTGAAGACCGACCCCGAGCAGCGGGCCGCCGGTGTCTCGCTGCTGGTCTGCGAGGTCGGCGGCGACCCGGCGGGCTTCCGCCGGGGCCGGCTGCTGTCCAAGATCGGGCTGCACGCCAACGACACCGCCGAGCTGTTCTTCGACGAGTTCCGGGTGCCGGCGGCCAACCTCCTCGGCGGCGCCGAAGGGCTGGGCTTCGTCCAGCTCATGCAGCAACTCCCGCAGGAACGACTGGTGATCGGCGTCGGCGCGGTCGCCGCGATGGAGCGCGCGATCGAGCTGACCGTCGCGTACACGAAGGAGCGGGCCGCCTTCGGCAAGCCGCTGATGGGCCACCAGAACACCCGGATGGTGCTCGCCGAGTGCGCCACCCGCACCCGGGTCAGCCGGGTCTTCCTGGACGACTGCATCGTCCGGCACACCCGGGGCGAGTTGGACGTGGCCACCGCCGCGATGGCGAAGTACTGGCTGACCGACGGCCAGTGCGAGGTCATCGACCGATGCCTGCAACTGTTCGGCGGCTACGGCTACACCACGGAATACCCGATCGCCCGGATGTACGCCGACGCCCGCGTCCAGAAGATCTACGGCGGCACCAACGAGATCATGAAGGAGCTGATCGCCCGTGCCCTCTGA
- a CDS encoding acetyl-CoA C-acetyltransferase, with protein MPSEAYVYDAVRTPRGRGRDTGALHGVKPISLVVGLIDALRERNPGLDVDRLEDLLLGIVTPIGEQGGDLARAAALLAGLPDQVGGVQLNRFCASGLEAVNSAAARIRSGWEHLLLAGGVESMSRVPMGSDGAAWATDPQTALATSFVPQGVSADLIATLEGFTRDDVDGYALRSQERAAKAWAGGHFARSVVPVRDGNGLDILTMDEHPRPETTREALARLTPSFATIGEAAGFDAVALQKFHWLEAIEHVHHAGNSSGIVDGAALVLIGSAEVGRDLGLTPRARIAGAAVSGADPTLMLTGPIPATHKALAVAGLTLADIDLFEINEAFAAVVLKYVRDLGLDPDRVNVNGGAIALGHPLGATGAMLLGTALDELERRDLRRAVVTLCIGGGMGVATVLERC; from the coding sequence GTGCCCTCTGAGGCGTACGTCTACGACGCGGTCCGCACCCCGCGCGGACGCGGCCGGGACACCGGCGCGCTGCACGGGGTCAAGCCGATCTCCCTGGTGGTCGGCCTGATCGACGCGCTGCGCGAACGCAACCCCGGCCTGGACGTCGACCGGCTGGAGGACCTGCTGCTCGGCATCGTCACCCCGATCGGCGAGCAGGGCGGCGACCTGGCCCGGGCCGCGGCGCTGCTGGCCGGGCTGCCCGACCAGGTGGGCGGGGTGCAGCTCAACCGGTTCTGCGCCTCCGGGCTGGAGGCGGTCAACTCCGCCGCGGCGCGGATCCGCTCCGGCTGGGAGCACCTGCTGCTCGCCGGCGGGGTGGAGTCGATGTCCCGGGTGCCGATGGGCTCCGACGGTGCGGCCTGGGCCACCGACCCGCAGACCGCGCTGGCCACCTCGTTCGTGCCGCAGGGCGTCAGCGCCGACCTGATCGCCACCCTGGAGGGCTTCACCCGCGACGACGTGGACGGCTACGCGCTGCGCTCGCAGGAGCGGGCCGCCAAGGCGTGGGCGGGTGGGCACTTCGCCCGCTCGGTGGTGCCGGTCCGCGACGGCAACGGGCTGGACATCCTCACTATGGACGAGCACCCCCGCCCGGAGACGACCCGGGAGGCGTTGGCCCGGCTCACCCCGTCCTTCGCCACCATCGGCGAGGCGGCCGGCTTCGACGCGGTCGCGTTGCAGAAGTTCCACTGGCTGGAGGCGATCGAGCACGTCCACCACGCCGGCAACTCCTCCGGCATCGTGGACGGCGCGGCGCTGGTCCTGATCGGCTCGGCGGAGGTCGGTCGGGACCTCGGCCTCACCCCGCGCGCCCGCATCGCCGGTGCGGCGGTCAGCGGCGCCGACCCGACGCTGATGCTGACCGGCCCGATCCCGGCCACCCACAAGGCACTCGCCGTCGCCGGGCTGACTCTCGCCGACATCGACCTGTTCGAGATCAACGAGGCATTCGCCGCGGTGGTGCTCAAGTACGTCCGCGACCTGGGCCTGGACCCGGACCGGGTGAACGTGAACGGCGGCGCGATCGCCCTCGGCCACCCACTCGGCGCGACCGGAGCGATGCTGCTCGGCACCGCGTTGGACGAGTTGGAGCGCCGCGACCTGCGCCGCGCCGTGGTGACCCTCTGCATCGGCGGCGGCATGGGCGTCGCCACCGTTCTCGAGCGCTGCTGA